One segment of Lutra lutra chromosome 12, mLutLut1.2, whole genome shotgun sequence DNA contains the following:
- the LOC125082404 gene encoding nuclear factor of activated T-cells, cytoplasmic 1-like, with protein MAPIMAPIPAPAPSSMTSLPPPTARAWPARASDFRGRPEGSSLLRRRRDSWACTLGPPSHRPPALLRPQPCGPARPSATGHQLPQRPKAPRSESTAPRPLPPPEVREDGSRSLAPIPVTVKREPQDLDQLYLDDVNEIIRNDLSSTNI; from the exons ATGGCCCCGATCATGGCCCCGATTCCTG CACCAGCCCCAAGCTCCATGACCTCTCTGCCGCCACCTACAGCAAGGGCGTGGCCGGCCCGGGCCTCGGACTTCCGCGGCCGGCCGGAGGGGTCCTCGCTGTTGAGGAGACGCCGAGACTCGTGGGCGTGCACCCTGGGCCCCCCCAGCCACCGCCCCCCCGCCTTGCTGCGACCCCAG CCCTGCGGCCCCGCCCGCCCGTCCGCGACAGGCCACCAGCTGCCCCAACGGCCGAAGGCTCCGAGGAGTGAGTCCACAGCCCCCCGGCCTCTGCCGCCGCCCGAGGTGCGTGAGGACGGTAGTCGTAGTCTGGCCCCCATTCCCGTAACGGTCAAGCGAGAGCCTCAGGACTTGGACCAGCTGTACCTGGACGACG